A window of Drosophila subobscura isolate 14011-0131.10 chromosome E, UCBerk_Dsub_1.0, whole genome shotgun sequence contains these coding sequences:
- the LOC117891388 gene encoding LOW QUALITY PROTEIN: RWD domain-containing protein 2A (The sequence of the model RefSeq protein was modified relative to this genomic sequence to represent the inferred CDS: inserted 1 base in 1 codon), which produces MADEELQTYRRCIGQQLEELEMLSSIYCGTGELQMLDAGVVADFNEFLETDTPPSSLRSHLEYMVKLSIPANQRLDVRVELPHLYPLLEQARVSVHSPLLGKAKEQHLKNELEQYLSERREEDPEPYIFQLLSWLQEQIEALIQRLASEFELPQLXPPEQPQPAAHLERLWIYSHHIKSSAKRQELIRQARQLELTGFSRPGKPGIICVEGQTEQVQEFWRTIKSLRWQKISVVRTEPRQRRRVFETFSEQLFNEEDEGIMNMGQFIKFLEAHGVGYMKSELFGLA; this is translated from the exons ATGGCCGATGAAGAGCTGCAAACCTATCGACGCTGCATtggacagcagctggaggagctggagatgcTTAGCTCGATATATTGCGGAACCGGAGAGCTGCAGATGCTCGATGCAGGCGTCGTGGCCGATTTCAACGAGTTCCTGGAGACAGATACACCTCCAAGCAGCTTGCGCTCGCACCTGGAGTACATGGTGAAGCTGAGCATTCCCGCCAATCAGCGCCTGGATGTGCGCGTCGAGCTGCCCCACCTATACCCTCTGTTGGAGCAGGCACGCGTCAGTGTGCACAGCCCCTTGCTGGGcaaggccaaggagcagcatcTCAAGAATGAGTTGGAGCAATATCTGAGCGAGAGGCGGGAGGAGGACCCAGAGCCGTACATATTTCAGCTACTCAGTTGGTTGCAGGAACAGATTGAGGCACTGATCCAAAGACTCGCCAGCGAGTTTGAGCTGCCGCAAT AACCCccagagcagccacagccagcagcgcaTCTGGAGCGACTGTGGATCTACTCGCACCACATCAAGTCGAGTGCCAAGCGGCAGGAGCTGATACGCCAGGCCCGCCAGCTGGAATTGACCGGGTTCAGTAGGCCCGGCAAACCTGGCATCATTTGCGTGGAGGGACAGACGGAACAGGTGCAGGAATTCTGGCGAACCATCAAGTCGCTGCGCTGGCAGAAGATCAGTGTGGTACGGACAGAGCCGAGGCAGCGCAGGCGCGTCTTCGAAACCTTCAGCGAGCAGCTGTTCAACGAGGAGGACGAGGGAATCATGAACATGGGACAGTTCATAAAGTTCCTGGAGGCTCACGGCGTTGGCTATATGAAGTCTGAATTGTTTGGTTTAGCCTAA